The following are encoded together in the Lactuca sativa cultivar Salinas chromosome 1, Lsat_Salinas_v11, whole genome shotgun sequence genome:
- the LOC111910472 gene encoding uncharacterized protein LOC111910472, with translation MKVVTTEAPQFWLCEECERKKLFSPTKTTDKEQIPEVLIQKNTRVLKSPNKSSFASRFNFKEKRVNTGRTKYISCDEAVKLSSGVNRSEQQPLSSRNAFSCKHGSSRSMPPPREKSLVKIYGATNNSKFEPQLQQPVAQKSTAVKDSIKSTKCSSVRVERTNTKSFSPRSEVLPPTKEEADIRKQIEVPKSSNKIEKNITQETIKMAKSEVLSPTKEEEAEIEVPKSSKKVEKTITQEITKMAKSEVLSPTQEEEAEIKVPKSSKKVDETNMKRGRKDWYMLFVNVIVSCHPC, from the exons ATGAAGGTAGTTACTACAGAGGCACCACagttttggctttgtgaagaatGTGAGAGAAAAAAGTTGTTTTCACCAACAAAAACAACCGATAAAGAGCAGATACCTGAAGTTTTAATACAGAAAAACACAAGGGTACTAAAAAGTCCAAACAAAAGTTCTTTTGCTAGTCGATTTAACTTCAAGGAGAAAAGGGTGAATACAGGAAGAACAAAATATATCAGTTGTGATGAAGCAGTTAAACTTTCTTCAGGTGTTAACAGGTCTGAACAACAACCACTTTCTTCAAGAAATGCTTTCAGTTGTAAACATGGATCATCAAGATCCATGCCACCACCACGTGAAAAGAGTCTTGTTAAAATCTATGGAGCCACCAACAACTCCAAGTTTGAACCACAATTACAGCAACCTGTTGCTCAAAAATCAACTGCTGTGAAAG ATTCTATCAAGTCCACTAAGTGTTCTTCTGTAAGAGTTGAAAGAACAAACACAAAAAGCTTTTCACCAAGGAGTGAAGTCTTGCCTCCCACAAAAGAAGAAGCTGATATCAGAAAGCAGATTGAGGTGCCTAAATCTTCCAACAAAATCGAAAAAAACATCACACAAGAAACTATAAAGATGG CAAAGAGTGAGGTTCTCTCTCCCacaaaagaagaagaagctgAAATCGAGGTGCCTAAATCTTCCAAAAAAGTCGAAAAAACCATCACACAGGAAATTACAAAGATGG CAAAGAGTGAGGTTCTCTCTCCCACACAAGAAGAAGAAGCTGAAATCAAGGTGCCTAAATCTTCCAAAAAAGTCGATGAAACCAACATGAAAAGAGGTAGAAAAGATTGGTATATGTTGTTTGTTAATGTCATCGTGTCATGTCATCCTTGTTGA